The Equus quagga isolate Etosha38 chromosome 10, UCLA_HA_Equagga_1.0, whole genome shotgun sequence genome includes a region encoding these proteins:
- the SLC7A3 gene encoding cationic amino acid transporter 3, with protein MLWQALRRFGQKLVRRRTLEPGMAETRLARCLSTLDLVALGVGSTLGAGVYVLAGEVAKDKAGPSIVICFLVAALSSVLAGLCYAEFGARVPRSGSAYLYSYVTVGELWAFTTGWNLILSYVIGTASVARAWSSAFDNLIGNHISQTLQGSISLHVPRVLAEYPDFFAMGLVLLLTGLLALGASESALVTKVFTGMNLLVLGFVIVSGFIKGDLHNWKLTEEDYELAMAGLNDTYSLGPLGSGGFVPFGFEGILRGAATCFYAFVGFDCIATTGEEAQNPQRSIPMGIVISLFVCFLAYFGVSSALTLMMPYYQLQPESPLPEAFLHIGWAPARYVVAIGSLCALSTSLLGSMFPMPRVIYAMAEDGLLFRVLARIHTGTHTPIVATVVSGIIAAFMAFLFELTDLVDLMSIGTLLAYSLVAICVLILRYQPDQEMKNEEDEVELQEEKLPEGEKLTLQGLFCPLSSIPTPLSGQVVYICSSLLALLLTVLCLVLAHWPIPLLFGDPVWIAVVGLFLMLITGITGVIWRQPQSSAPLHFKVPALPLLPLVSIFVNVYLMMQMTAGTWARFGVWMLIGFAIYFGYGIQHSLEEVKSDQPPLKSRAKTVDLDLSGACTHSI; from the exons atgctgtggcaggcactcCGCAGATTTGGTCAAAAGCTGGTACGCAGACGTACGCTGGAGCCAGGCATGGCTGAGACTCGCCTTGCCAGATGCCTGAGTACTTTGGATTTAGTGGCCCTGGGTGTGGGCAGCACGTTGGGTGCAGGCGTGTATGTCCTGGCTGGTGAGGTGGCCAAAGATAAAGCAGGACCATCCATTGTGATCTGCTTTTTGGTGGCCGCCCTATCTTCTGTGTTGGCTGGGCTGTGCTATGCGGAGTTTGGTGCCCGGGTTCCCCGTTCTGGTTCTGCATATCTCTACAGCTATGTCACTGTGGGTGAACTCTGGGCCTTCACCACTGGCTGGAACCTCATCCTCTCCTATGTTATCG GTACAGCCAGTGTGGCCCGGGCCTGGAGCTCAGCTTTTGACAACCTAATTGGGAACCACATCTCCCAGACCCTGCAGGGGAGCATCTCACTGCATGTTCCCCGTGTCCTCGCAGAATATCCAGACTTCTTTGCTATGGGCCTTGTGTTGTTGCTCACTG GATTGCTGGCTCTGGGGGCTAGTGAGTCGGCCCTGGTTACCAAGGTGTTCACAGGGATGAACCTTTTGGTTCTCGGTTTTGTCATCGTCTCTGGCTTCATTAAGGGGGACCTGCACAACTGGAAGCTCACAGAAGAGGACTACGAACTGGCCATGGCTGGACTCAATGACACATATAG CTTGGGCCCTCTGGGCTCTGGAGGATTTGTGCCTTTCGGCTTCGAGGGGATTCTCCGTGGAGCAGCTACCTGTTTCTATGCATTTGTTGGTTTCGACTGTATTGCTACCACTG GGGAAGAGGCCCAGAATCCCCAGCGTTCCATCCCCATGGGCATTGTGATTTCACTATTCGTCTGCTTTTTGGCGTATTTTGGTGTCTCTTCGGCACTCACGCTCATGATGCCTTACTACCAGCTTCAACCTGAGAGCCCCTTGCCTGAGGCATTTCTCCATATTGGATGGGCCCCTGCCCGCTATGTTGTGGCTATTGGATCCCTCTGTGCTCTTTCTACCAG CCTCTTGGGCTCTATGTTTCCCATGCCTCGGGTGATCTACGCCATGGCGGAGGATGGCCTCCTGTTCCGTGTCCTTGCCCGGATCCACACTGGCACACACACCCCCATCGTGGCCACTGTGGTCTCTGGCATTATTGCAG CATTCATGGCATTCCTATTTGAACTCACTGATCTTGTGGATCTCATGTCAATTGGGACCCTGCTTGCTTACTCCCTGGTGGCTATTTGTGTTCTCATCCTCAG GTATCAGCCTGACCAGGAGATGAAGAATGAGGAAGATGAAGTGGAGCTGCAGGAGGAGAAGCTACCTGAAGGGGAGAAGCTAACCCTCCAGGGACTATTTTGTCCACTCAGCTCCATCCCCACTCCACTCTCTGGCCAAGTTGTCTATATTTGTTCCTCACTTCTTG CTCTACTGCTGACTGTCCTTTGCCTGGTGCTGGCCCACTGGCCAATTCCACTGCTTTTTGGAGACCCAGTGTGGATTGCAGTGGTTGGGCTGTTCCTGATGCTCATTACTGGGATCACTGGGGTCATTTGGAGACAGCCACAGAGCTCTGCTCCCCTTCACTTTAAG GTACCTGCTTTGCCTCTCCTCCCACTAGTGAGCATCTTTGTGAATGTTTACCTTATGATGCAGATGACAGCTGGCACCTGGGCCCGATTTGGGGTCTGGATGCTGATTG GGTTTGCTATCTACTTTGGCTATGGGATCCAGCACAGCCTGGAAGAGGTTAAGAGTGATCAACCCCCACTCAAATCCAGAGCCAAAACTGTAGACCTCGATCTCAGTGGTGCCTGTACACATTCGATTTGA